DNA from Thermococcus argininiproducens:
CACGTCAGTTCCAGCTCCAATAGCAATCCCTACATCAGCTTGAATCAAAGCTGGAGCATCGTTTATTCCGTCTCCTACCATTGCAACAATTAAACCTTCTTTTTGGAGCTCTTGTACTTTTTCAGATTTCTGATGTGGCAGTACCTCAGCAAAGAATCCATCTAAACCAAGTTCCTCCGCCACCCATTTTGCGACTTTAGCATTGTCGCCTGTGAGCATGTATGCTTTAATCCCCATCTCATGGAGCCTCTTCACAGCTTCTCGGGATTCTGGCCTTATTCTATCGGCTAAAGCCAAAGCACCTGCGAGCCTACCATCAATAAGCAAGAATACCACTGTCTTGCCCTGCTCGAGAACTTTGTTAACACGTTCATCATCTTTCCAAAGGCCTTTCTCCTTTAGAAAGCCTGGGCTCACGACGAACACTTCTTTACCATTAATAATCCCCTGAACGCCCTTACCTGGAAGAACTTTGGATTCTTCTATATCATAGAACTCAATGCCAAGCTCTTTAGCTTTTTCTACTATTCCCTGAGCTATTGGGTGAGAGGAATGACTTTCTAAAGTAGCAGCATATTTTATTAGCTCTCCCTCCTCAAATTCATCAAGTGGAATAACGTCAGTTACCTCAAATTTTCCCTCGGTAAGTGTTCCTGTCTTGTCAAATACAACCACTTGAACATCCTTTGCTCTTTCAAAGGCCTCTCTGTTCCTAATAAGTATTCCCTTCTTCGCTGAAATTGATGTGGAGACCGAAACCACTAAAGGAACTGCCAGTCCAAGCGCATGCGGACAGGTTATAACCATGACGGTGACCATTCTTTCAAGAGCAAAAACAAATGGCATTCCTAAGTAAAGCCAACTACCAAGAGTTATGCTCCCTGCAGTTATCGCTATAAGAGTAAGCCAAAAAGCTGCTCTATTTGCTAAGTCTTGAGTCCTGGATCTCGTCTCTTGGGCCTGTCTTACAAGTTCAACCACCTGCATTAGATATGTATCCTTTCCAGTTTTCTCTATCCTAACTTTTATAGCACCTTCAAGATTTATTGAACCACCTATTACACCGTCTCCTACCTTCTTATAAACTGGCTTTGACTCACCTGTGAGCATTGCCTCGTTTACACTTGTTTCTCCATCTATTATAATACCATCTGAAGGTATTTTCTCTCCAGGCTTAACAAGAACAATATCTCCCTTTTTCAATTCACTTACTGGGACATCTTTAACTCCTTCAGGAGTTATTAAGTGGGCTTCAGTTGGCATTAACTTTATTAGCTCCTCTAATGCTCTCGATGCACCAAGAACAGAACGCATCTCTATGTAGTGGCCCAGAAGCATGATGTCAATAAGTGTTGCAAGCTCCCAGTAAAAAGTTTTCCCCGGAAGTCCAAAGGTTACAGCAACACTATATGAAAACGCTACTGTAATTGCTAGGGCTATGAGAGTCATCATTCCAGGTAATTTTTTCTTGAGCTCATCTATCATGCCGTTAAGGAATGGCCAACCTCCGTAGAAGTACACTATTGCCGAAAGTGTAAAGAGGACATAATGGTCTCCCTTAAATGTGAATGTAAATCCCAAAAACTTCTGAATTAACGGAGAGAGAAGTAATATGGGAATTGTGAGTATTGCAGAAACTATAAACCTCCTCTTGAAATCTTCCATCATCATTTTGTGATGTTCTGCATGTGAATGTTTGTGCTCTCCATGTTCATGTTTACGCATCTCGTGCTCCTCGTGAGCATGCATTTCATGCCCTCCATGTTCTACTTCTTCATGCGTGCTCTCATGTTCCATCTGCATATGGTCTTTTTCATGTCTCTCATGGTTCATTTCTACATGATTTTCCATATTTCCGTGTTTCTCATCAATTTTTTTCTCTTTCATATTGACCACCATATATTTCATATATACTTTAGATCCTTAATAACACTTTTTAATTAATAACAGTAAAAAATTAAACTTTGTCAACAACATTTTTCAAAATTCTTTCAACTTGCTCTGACACTTTTAGTAACTCTTCATTTCCTGTGATTTCTATAGCTTTAGTCGGCAACATTGCACTCACATATGTTTTCTTGTCTTTGACATACACCAGTATGTTACATGGGAGAAATGCACCGCTATTGATATCAATACTTATGAGTTGACTTGAGTAGTTTGGATTGCATGCCCCTAGGATGATATACGGCTCTATTTCAAGGCCCATTTTTTCTTTAAACAACTTATCCACACGTATCTCACTGAGCACGCCGAAACTTTCTTTTTTAAGTTCCTCTTTAACTCTCTCTACAGCATCCTCAAAATTTAACTCCACTTCTTTCACATAAGTGTATTCACTTTCCAAGTTTTCCACCACAGACATTCCACGAACATGCTTTATTTTCTTTTCATGACCTTTGCATTCATCCTTCATTTTTGTATCACCTTTTTTTATTTTCAATATCCTTATCAATTCGAAAGGTTAATAGGATTATCATTATCAGAAACAAAATTTCCATTAGGCAAATTTTACAAAATGAAAAGTCAAATCTGCAAGGCCTTATAAATAGCTTTCAGAAAGATGAAAATGCCCACACTAGAGGTTGTGAGGGCAACAAGAACGTTCACCTCAAGCCAAACTTCCCTAAGAAATGCATACACTATTACTGCCGAGAGGGGCATGAAGAGGACCATGACATATCTGCAAGGATTTATCTTAGAGAACTGAAAAAGAATACTCTCTCTTCCACTAAGCTTTTTGAGAGCATAGAATGAGACCCCAAGGAGCGGCAAAAGCACAAGGGGCGAAAATGGAATTGCCACAACCGTTGATAAAGCAAAAAACGCCAAAACCCCACTAAAAATCCATGTTTCTGGTTTGGTCGGCTCAAAGGTTCTAGGGTGAACCAAGTTGAAGACTATATACGATGCCATCAGAGCAATCCCCGTTGAGAATGCATAAACTGCAAATTCAGCTGTGGTTATCGCATAACCATCCTCAAACTTCCAGTAGATTGCCCATACACCCCAAAAAACCCCGATAAGTGCAAAAAAAGCTGCTGCTTTTTTGAACTTCCATTCACTTAAAGCATTCCCAACAAAGTAGAGACCAACAAGGACAGATATCAGCGCATGCCATGCTAAAGGAGTCCATACGAGCTGGAAAGGAAAGGCCTCATAGGCTGTCTGAACGACAACTCCTTCGACGAGCCAACCAAATAGTGCCCCGAGAAGAAAGATCGAATAAATGTCATCCACACAAAAACGTTCAAAAAATAGGAGCACGAAGAACGCCAGAACAGAATAAACAAACCACGTCACCAAAAGGCCCAAAATAGTATCTTCCGGCCTCCAACGCGCCCAGAACATCATTTCAGAGTAGAACATCAGAATGAAACCTAGTGAAAAAACTGCAAGTATTCTCTTGGAAAATTCCCTCATGGGTATCCCCTTAAACATTAGATGATTCACTAATTAAGCTTTTACATTTTCTTTTTTTAAGCCTCTCCCTTCAGGAGGAAGAGAATGCCGGCTTCCAGAAACTTCCTCATAAGTGTGTTTCAGGAACACATCAGTTATATCCTCACAAGCCTCTTGCCCATAAGGTTGAGCTTAAACTTTCTGGTAACTTCAGGCGGTATTGTCCTACCCTCGGGACTCACAAAGTAAAGGGCATCAAAGGGACATTGGACGATACACGCACCACACTGGACACATCTCTCCGCTCGGGGCATCATGGCGACTCGCTCGATTTCATAGCAGTTCCTTGGACACACCTGCACACAGACTCCACAACCCGTGCATTTTTCTTCATCCAGGGCCACCCTCAAAAGACGTTCCTCATGCAGGCCGCTCTTATAGACCGGGGTGCTGCCCATTAAATCTATGCTTACGAGCATAATTATGATGAACGACACAAAACCCCAGCGAAGAAGGAATTCAAAACTTAGATGTCCTGTGAAAAAGCCATACACAATGAGGAGGAAAATAAAGACTCCCTCTAGAATTAGGGGAACTCTACCAAAATCAAAGATAACGGTGTATCTACTCACGCCAATGCCATTCTTTCTTAGATTTAAAAACTTGGAATATAGAGGGAACGAGATAAAAATCATGATGGGCAGCAGCCATGTGAGAGCAAATAGTGGTAGCACAGCACTGCGCCATAAGAAAAATGCCAAAAAAGCCACTATTATGGAAAAAGGAAAAGCCCACATAACCGCCATTTCAATGCGGTGCAGCAGAGGGAACTTAACCTCTCGCATTTCTGGAGGTTTTTTGTAGCCATTCTTAATAAACCCGGGGATGTCTTTTGCATAGACGGGCCCCCATATTATATTCCACCCGGTTTTTTCCTTTACCTTTCTTGCCTCAACGCCTGCCGCGGCAAGCTGAGGAAGCACAACATTTCTGTGCTTTACAAGTTTTTCAATTCCGCTCGTTTTTAAAGCTGATATGACCTCGTGATGAGTAAGATACCCTCCCGCAGCGGAACACCACACATTAATACCTTTGCTGTTGGCTACTAGAAGGTAGCAGTCTATAGCACTCTTTTCAAGAACCCTTTTTACCCGCTCAACCGTTACACAGTAGTTGGCAGTCAGAAAGACAGGTGAATCTTCATCAGGATTTCCTATTTTAATCAAGCCTGTCCTGCAGGGCATTGGAAACCCCCTTAGAAGAGTCCCCACGATGTTTACAATAATATATCTAAGCATATCCTCATCTCCCGGGATTTCTTGCAACTATCTCCACGAAATCTCCCATCCAGCTCCACCTGATTGATTCAATTATAAATCCTTCTTCCTCCACCCTTCTGGGAAGATCCTTTATCGCCCTTGTTGTAGTCTGGGTAAGAAGATAGGTAACCACAACAAGGGGCAATCTGACCAACAGATTAATAATCCTCTTCAGAGGATTCTGGGGCACAGTTTCATCGGCAATCAGCAAAAGTCCCCCGGGCTTCAGTATCCTCTTTATCTCCTTCAGGGCATAGCTTAGCTCATCCTCACCCAGTTCAGAGAAGCACAGCCCCGCCATCACTACATCATAGCTCCCCGTGGATTCAGTATTAAGCTCCGCAACCCCCATCTCGCACAGCTCAACCCTGTGCGTAAGTTTCACCTTCTCCACCTTTTTCTGTGCAATTTCAAGCATTTGAGGGTTGATGTCGATAGCCTTAACCTCTGCACCTTTCATGGCGGCCCGTATCGTGAGTGCTCCCGTCCCGCACCCTAAATCAAGCACCCTCTGGCCTGGTTTTATAAAAGCGGTCAATCGGTCGTATGCTTCATCGAGCTTTCCGAGTGTAAGAATCTGAATGCCCCTATCGTACTTGCTTGGGGCGGATTCAAGAAGTTTCATTAAGATGTATGCACCCATTCACATCTCCTAATGATAATTTACTCCAGACTGCTTTTAAACCTCTCCCATACTCAGCGAACTTTCCTTGGGAATCCAAAATATCTTGGAGTGCTCTTTTTGTATTTCAAGTACTCTTCTCCAAATACACGCTCCAGATAGGGCTCCTCAAGCTTAACATTATACAAGTGAATTCCAATGATAAGTGCTATCGTAAGCAAAAGCGCAAGGAGAGAACGCCCCGCAATTGAGATTCCCAAAAGCGCTAGAAACCATCCGACATACTGCGGATTTCTACTGTATCTGTAG
Protein-coding regions in this window:
- a CDS encoding heavy metal translocating P-type ATPase, whose translation is MKEKKIDEKHGNMENHVEMNHERHEKDHMQMEHESTHEEVEHGGHEMHAHEEHEMRKHEHGEHKHSHAEHHKMMMEDFKRRFIVSAILTIPILLLSPLIQKFLGFTFTFKGDHYVLFTLSAIVYFYGGWPFLNGMIDELKKKLPGMMTLIALAITVAFSYSVAVTFGLPGKTFYWELATLIDIMLLGHYIEMRSVLGASRALEELIKLMPTEAHLITPEGVKDVPVSELKKGDIVLVKPGEKIPSDGIIIDGETSVNEAMLTGESKPVYKKVGDGVIGGSINLEGAIKVRIEKTGKDTYLMQVVELVRQAQETRSRTQDLANRAAFWLTLIAITAGSITLGSWLYLGMPFVFALERMVTVMVITCPHALGLAVPLVVSVSTSISAKKGILIRNREAFERAKDVQVVVFDKTGTLTEGKFEVTDVIPLDEFEEGELIKYAATLESHSSHPIAQGIVEKAKELGIEFYDIEESKVLPGKGVQGIINGKEVFVVSPGFLKEKGLWKDDERVNKVLEQGKTVVFLLIDGRLAGALALADRIRPESREAVKRLHEMGIKAYMLTGDNAKVAKWVAEELGLDGFFAEVLPHQKSEKVQELQKEGLIVAMVGDGINDAPALIQADVGIAIGAGTDVAIESADIILVKNDPRDVITAIHLARATYGKMVQNLAWATGYNTFAIPLAAGTLYSYGILLSPAVGALLMSLSTVIVAINARFLKV
- a CDS encoding DUF302 domain-containing protein yields the protein MKDECKGHEKKIKHVRGMSVVENLESEYTYVKEVELNFEDAVERVKEELKKESFGVLSEIRVDKLFKEKMGLEIEPYIILGACNPNYSSQLISIDINSGAFLPCNILVYVKDKKTYVSAMLPTKAIEITGNEELLKVSEQVERILKNVVDKV
- a CDS encoding HgcAB-like fusion protein, with the translated sequence MLRYIIVNIVGTLLRGFPMPCRTGLIKIGNPDEDSPVFLTANYCVTVERVKRVLEKSAIDCYLLVANSKGINVWCSAAGGYLTHHEVISALKTSGIEKLVKHRNVVLPQLAAAGVEARKVKEKTGWNIIWGPVYAKDIPGFIKNGYKKPPEMREVKFPLLHRIEMAVMWAFPFSIIVAFLAFFLWRSAVLPLFALTWLLPIMIFISFPLYSKFLNLRKNGIGVSRYTVIFDFGRVPLILEGVFIFLLIVYGFFTGHLSFEFLLRWGFVSFIIIMLVSIDLMGSTPVYKSGLHEERLLRVALDEEKCTGCGVCVQVCPRNCYEIERVAMMPRAERCVQCGACIVQCPFDALYFVSPEGRTIPPEVTRKFKLNLMGKRLVRI
- the cpaM gene encoding corrinoid protein-associated methyltransferase CpaM, whose product is MGAYILMKLLESAPSKYDRGIQILTLGKLDEAYDRLTAFIKPGQRVLDLGCGTGALTIRAAMKGAEVKAIDINPQMLEIAQKKVEKVKLTHRVELCEMGVAELNTESTGSYDVVMAGLCFSELGEDELSYALKEIKRILKPGGLLLIADETVPQNPLKRIINLLVRLPLVVVTYLLTQTTTRAIKDLPRRVEEEGFIIESIRWSWMGDFVEIVARNPGR